The Bacteroidales bacterium genome has a window encoding:
- a CDS encoding HEPN domain-containing protein yields the protein MLNCNSVLAHRPSLCLRYGLYRASPQGFSDKCCNFSKTAEVLNTGKQIEYWIISAKSDLDTAELLIRESRFIHGLFFCHLAIEKGLKAHVIKATGNIPPKSHNLIYLLGLSNIEFEEIFEDFLGILMKYQLEGRYPDYNPAIPAKDKVVDYLNKTKEMLIWIERKL from the coding sequence ATGTTAAATTGCAACTCGGTTCTCGCTCACAGGCCTTCCCTCTGCCTCCGCTATGGATTATACAGAGCCAGCCCGCAAGGTTTTTCTGATAAATGTTGTAATTTTAGCAAAACTGCGGAAGTGCTAAATACTGGGAAACAAATAGAATACTGGATCATTTCTGCAAAATCTGATCTTGATACTGCTGAACTGTTAATCCGGGAATCCAGGTTTATCCATGGATTATTCTTTTGCCATCTGGCTATTGAGAAAGGATTAAAAGCTCATGTAATAAAAGCCACTGGTAATATCCCTCCCAAATCACACAACCTGATATATCTACTGGGTCTTTCCAATATTGAGTTTGAAGAAATTTTCGAGGATTTTCTTGGGATTCTGATGAAATATCAGCTCGAAGGTCGGTATCCCGATTACAATCCTGCAATTCCTGCAAAAGATAAAGTCGTTGATTATCTGAATAAAACAAAGGAGATGTTGATATGGATCGAAAGGAAACTATAA
- a CDS encoding nucleotidyltransferase domain-containing protein → MDRKETITKVSEYVRILNESGLQIEKAFLFGSAARNEEREESDIDVMLVSKRFDDSSDDKAFGLIWRLTRKVDTRIEPFAVGLSRFDNDENLPLLQIVKKEGISIL, encoded by the coding sequence ATGGATCGAAAGGAAACTATAACCAAAGTCTCAGAATATGTTAGGATCCTGAACGAGTCAGGTTTGCAGATCGAGAAGGCCTTTCTTTTTGGAAGTGCAGCACGGAATGAGGAACGTGAAGAAAGTGATATTGATGTAATGCTCGTATCCAAGAGGTTTGATGACAGTTCTGACGATAAGGCTTTTGGATTGATTTGGAGATTAACTCGTAAGGTTGACACCCGAATTGAACCTTTTGCTGTAGGTCTTTCCCGTTTTGACAATGACGAAAACTTACCCTTGCTTCAGATCGTAAAAAAAGAAGGGATTTCAATATTGTAG
- the nadE gene encoding NAD(+) synthase: protein MNFNLDVLKIDPARELDRLSGFIVDQMNAVYRKKGVIVGLSGGIDSACIAAVAVHAIGKEKVLGLVLPEAESNPISSEFAIKHAKALGIEHREIDITSTVDSIVKYQWRDEFLQKLIPEYKPGLKYNIVLPTDLLDRASFSFYRLQVQLPDGELKSKRLSHSELLTITSFANIKIRARMLHLYTEAERRNLLVAGTTNRTEFILGDFCKYGDGGTDIEPFTHLYKNQIYQLSDHLQVIPEIIKRQPSPDTFSLPVSDQEFFFRISFDQLDHLLYAWEHEVPAKEAAKVLDLSEEAVDRAYKDFASKFRATAHLRELPHTLEQEQQ from the coding sequence ATGAATTTTAATCTCGATGTACTGAAAATTGATCCCGCCAGGGAGCTGGACAGGCTCTCCGGTTTTATCGTGGATCAGATGAATGCCGTTTATCGTAAAAAAGGAGTGATTGTGGGATTGAGCGGCGGAATTGACTCTGCCTGTATTGCAGCTGTTGCCGTCCATGCCATCGGTAAGGAAAAAGTTCTGGGACTTGTCCTTCCCGAAGCAGAGTCAAATCCAATCAGTAGTGAATTTGCAATTAAGCATGCTAAAGCCCTGGGGATTGAACATCGAGAAATCGATATCACGTCCACGGTGGATAGTATTGTAAAATATCAATGGCGGGATGAATTCCTCCAAAAATTGATTCCCGAATACAAACCTGGATTAAAATATAACATTGTCCTTCCTACGGATCTTCTGGACCGGGCCAGTTTCAGTTTCTATCGTCTTCAGGTTCAGCTTCCGGATGGAGAATTGAAGAGTAAAAGATTATCGCACAGTGAATTACTCACAATAACATCCTTTGCAAATATTAAAATCAGGGCCCGAATGCTGCATCTTTATACAGAAGCAGAAAGGAGAAATCTCCTGGTTGCCGGTACCACCAATCGCACTGAATTTATTCTGGGAGATTTCTGTAAATACGGGGATGGGGGCACAGATATTGAACCATTTACCCATCTATATAAGAACCAGATTTATCAGCTTTCCGATCATCTCCAGGTAATTCCGGAAATTATTAAGCGTCAACCCAGTCCCGATACATTTAGCCTTCCTGTAAGCGACCAGGAATTCTTCTTCCGGATTTCATTTGATCAACTCGATCATCTCCTGTATGCCTGGGAGCATGAAGTTCCCGCTAAAGAGGCAGCCAAAGTATTGGATCTTTCTGAAGAGGCGGTTGATAGAGCCTATAAAGATTTTGCCTCAAAATTCCGGGCGACTGCTCACTTACGCGAACTTCCGCATACTCTGGAACAGGAGCAGCAATAG